The DNA window AACTTGATATTGAAGCCAAAACATCGGAACTACGATATTTTCGGGTGTAATACACGTAACGAACCTTATTTTGTCTGTAAAGGTGAATTAATGCCGTTTCGTGCTGTTCGATGGAGTCACATGGTCTTAGTACGGATGGTCGGCGTTTTAAACAAAGGCCGCTTTAAGGCCGCTGAAAATGGTCGTTTTTCCGCTTACACACGCTGCATGTGGTGGAGCTGTGTGCTGCCTCCATAAAGCGCTGTGCCTTACGTGTCTAAATGAACAATAGCTTTCGCCGACTTTCGCCGACAGTTACAGACTAGCAGGCCCTGTTGCTAGCAGCTAATGCGGAGCAGGCCGCGGCGGAAAGCCGCGAAGCTTCTTCTGCCGCTTTCTTCATAGCATCGCGGACAGCTCTAAATGATCCGAACGCTTTGAACACAAAGATGTCGGCGTTTGTCGACTACTTGGCCACATTCGACGTGGCTGTGGCTCTGTTTCCTCCGTGAAGCGTCCACCCGCCCCTGTCTTTTCCTCCCCTGAATGGAGAAACGACCATCTTGATTGTATGTAGCAAAAATGGCGGCCTCTCCACAAGGCCGCGCGTCACAGCACAAGGGGCGAAGGCTTCTTTTTTCATGCCAAGTTTGGGAAGAATGATATAACGGCGAGCCTGGTAATGATTATATCAGCACGTTTACTTAAAGGGGGATATTTTTGTGCCACAGAAGATTCTTTTTATTCTCATTATTCGTGGGCAGAGAGGATTTAGTGCATTAAGGTCATTTACAAGTGCAGCTTGAGAGGAAAGATGACTGAGTTTCTGTCATTCACAGAGACAATGGCCCTGAAGGCATGGAGCCAGATGGGATCATTGAGGTAAGTCTCCTATGAAACTCACCAACACTGTGACGTTCTTCACAGCACAGCATGTAATGAACTGACAATAAACCTGTGCTCTTTCTAACCTTTCCAGAGCAATTGGAACCAGATTGTGGATAGTTTTGATGAGATGAGTCTACGTGAGACCCTGCTCAGGGGAATTTATGCCTATGGTTTTGAGAAACCTTCAGCTATCCAGCAAAGGGCCATTATGCCTTGTATCAAGGGTAAGCGTGCTTCAATATGTAAtgatgtgtttctaacacttagCAGTTAACAACCCCAAGAATTCCCTGGATACTAAATTGCACATGTTTTAATTTCAGGTTACGATGTGATTGCTCAGGCCCAATCTGGCACTGGGAAGACTGCcacctttgccatttccatcCTTCAGCAGATTGATGTGGAGCTGAAAGGCACTCAGGCTCTGGTCTTGGCTCCCACTAGGGAGCTGGCTCAGCAGGTAGGCTTCCACACCCGCCCTCTTACACTAGTGACATATTGTGCTATTGTTTCTTAAGGATCTCTCATGTAGCCTTTTGCATGGCTTAACGTCTGGTCTTTGACTTTCTTTCAGATTCAGAAAGTGGTCCTTGCCCTGGGCGACTACATGGGAGCCAGCTGCTATGCCTGCATTGGAGGGACCAACATCCGCAGTGAGGTCCAGAAACTGCAGGCTGAAGCCCCACACATCGTGGTGGGAACTCCCGGACGCGTCTTTGACATGCTAACTCGCAAAAACCTTTGTAAGTCTTCCTGAGAAGGAGTTAAATCAGGCTTAGTTTGAAATGTGTGaccacaaagaaagaaatgaacacGAGTCTCTGGTGACTTTGATCACCTCGGAGGTCAGTTATTGTATAATGCTGTATAATGATGAAACCCATGCGTGTCAGCTGACACTGTAAGCCCCTGCTGTGGTGTAGCTGTGGTCGGCGTTCTGCTGGCTCGAGCTTTCATGACAACAGAGGTCCAGAGGCATGATCATACGTTCATTACTTCTGAATACGGCACCTTTACACCTGAAGACGCTTCATTACCGAAACCTCATTAGTGGCACGTGATTCCTAAATCCAACATGAATCAGTTGTATCGGTGTGCAAACGTATGGCTGTGTTATGTGCCCGTATGTGTAACATGGTGGTTCCCTTTTTGCAGCTTCTAAATACATCAAAATGTTCGTGTTGGACGAGGCTGATGAGATGCTTAGTCGAGGATTCAAGGATCAGATCTACGAGATCTTCCAGAAGCTGTCGAGCAACATCCAGGTTAGAACTTTGGTGTCAGCGCCGTAACGGCCGAGCCAAAGATCCTTGCTTGAAATATGAACTCTGCTTGTAGCTGACGGATATCTCTGTAAATCTTTTTAAGGTTGTCCTACTGTCTGCCACCATGCCAGCTGATGTTTTGGAGGTCACAAAGAAGTTTATGCGTGAGCCTATCAGAATCCTCGTGAAGAAGGAGGAGCTGACACTTGAGGGCATCCGCCAGTTTTACATAAATGTggaaaaagaggtgaaaaacGTGCACTCGCTTTCCCTGTAATCAGGGTGTTCATGCTGAGCTTGCTGTGCTAACAGTCTGACCTGGTGGTCCTCAGGAATGGAAGCTGGATACCTTGTGCGACTTGTACGAAACCTTGACCATCACACAAGCTGTGATCTTCATCAACACAAGGAGAAAAGTGGACTGGCTTACTGAGAAGATGCATGCCAGAGACTTCACAGTTTCTGCTCTGGTACGAACCTCTTTGTGTGACTGACACATTTGGTACAAGTGTGGAAACTTTCAGTGCATGTTGTAAGACTTCATTCTGTCTTTTCAGCACGGTGACATGGACCAGAAGGAGAGAGACCTGATCATGAGGGAGTTCCGCTCGGGCTCCAGTCGAGTCCTTATTACCACTGACCTGTTGGTATGTAACGGCTTCTTATTAGTGCTGTTTGCAGTCCAAGGTTCCCTCTCCTGCCAGCTGCAGTGTTGGTAAAGGACTGAAAGTTCCTTGGTAGAGCAGAGATCTGCCCTCCACTGTAGCTGGGTTGAAATCCCTGACTCACAACTAATTGGCAGATTACATTTATTCCTGTAGCTCACCTGTGAGAGTTCTGGGTAAAGCTGTGGTGGGTCATAGAAACTGGACCCACCACCAGTTTGTATGTGGGGTTAGCTCTTATTCAGGACATGAGTGCAAAGAAACATCCAGTTTACGGCCCAATTTTAATTGATAGATGGCCAtaaagatcaaactgaggttattgtgcTCGGCCCTGACAGCCAGATTCCTCTTGGATGGCATGACCTCGGCCTCCTGTTTGACCAGGACacgtccttcaatgcacatattaaacaaatatgtaaggcTGCTTACCATCTCtaaaatatcctgtctcagagtgatgcagaGAAACTCCAGGGGAAGGGGGGAGCAGTACATTTTCAGAGACCATCCTTCTCCTGCTTTGGCTCGCTGTTAGATCCAAAATTGAGTTGTGCCATGTAAGTAAAGGTGTTTGTTTCTTCTCAGGCCAGAGGTATTGATGTTCAGCAGGTTTCCCTTGTCATCAACTACGACCTGCCAACCAACAGGGAAAACTACATCCACAGGTGAGGACATAAACGGTTTGCAGACATGATTGGCAGCTATGCACAACAGGCAAATGAAATGTTCACGTCAACTCTTTGTCCAACGTGAGCATGAGCAGCAAACCCAAAGAGATGATATCTGCAGTGACGGTGATCCCTTTTGTTTTTGACAGGATCGGTCGGGGAGGTCGTTTCGGCAGAAAGGGAGTAGCCATTAACATGATAACCGAGGATGACAAGCGAACACTGAGGGACATTGAGACATTCTACAACACCACCGTGGAGGAGATGCCCATGAACGTGGCCGATCTTATCTAGAAGACTCCCCGCTTCTGTTTGTCCACCCATATCCGATTGTTTTAGAAGTAAAAGCTTGTTTCCTACAATACGAATACTAAAAACTTCCTTTTTCTAAATTCCACCCTGAATTTACTCAGCATTTGACATGATTTTGGAAGAATGACTTGCTGACCCGCTCCATTTGCCATTGTCTTTTATCGACCCTGAAATTTTCCCAGCGGTTAAATACTCTGCTTCACGCCAGAACTgtttccaaaagcacatttaaagTCCAGTGATGACATTATACTTGCTGATTGTTGGCAAAGAGACACTGTTGATTTGCAGCTTGTGTGAGGTTTGGCTGTTGCAGCGTCGGTCGGCTGACCCGAGCAGTCTGGACTCGACGGTGTTCTGAATGAACAGCGGTGTGATTGACTAGCTCAGTATTTAAACAATCTTCAGTGTATTTGCACAACGCACGCCCACGGTCATGTTTACAGCAGGTTTTGGGTTCTGGAAGTAAACAGGACATGATCAATAAAATGAGCTGTACAGTGGCTGACAAATTTGATCCTCTTTACTGCTGTG is part of the Maylandia zebra isolate NMK-2024a linkage group LG3, Mzebra_GT3a, whole genome shotgun sequence genome and encodes:
- the eif4a1a gene encoding eukaryotic initiation factor 4A-I isoform X1, with product MSAEYDNRDNGPEGMEPDGIIESNWNQIVDSFDEMSLRETLLRGIYAYGFEKPSAIQQRAIMPCIKGYDVIAQAQSGTGKTATFAISILQQIDVELKGTQALVLAPTRELAQQIQKVVLALGDYMGASCYACIGGTNIRSEVQKLQAEAPHIVVGTPGRVFDMLTRKNLSSKYIKMFVLDEADEMLSRGFKDQIYEIFQKLSSNIQVVLLSATMPADVLEVTKKFMREPIRILVKKEELTLEGIRQFYINVEKEEWKLDTLCDLYETLTITQAVIFINTRRKVDWLTEKMHARDFTVSALHGDMDQKERDLIMREFRSGSSRVLITTDLLARGIDVQQVSLVINYDLPTNRENYIHRIGRGGRFGRKGVAINMITEDDKRTLRDIETFYNTTVEEMPMNVADLI
- the eif4a1a gene encoding eukaryotic initiation factor 4A-I isoform X2, whose product is MEPDGIIESNWNQIVDSFDEMSLRETLLRGIYAYGFEKPSAIQQRAIMPCIKGYDVIAQAQSGTGKTATFAISILQQIDVELKGTQALVLAPTRELAQQIQKVVLALGDYMGASCYACIGGTNIRSEVQKLQAEAPHIVVGTPGRVFDMLTRKNLSSKYIKMFVLDEADEMLSRGFKDQIYEIFQKLSSNIQVVLLSATMPADVLEVTKKFMREPIRILVKKEELTLEGIRQFYINVEKEEWKLDTLCDLYETLTITQAVIFINTRRKVDWLTEKMHARDFTVSALHGDMDQKERDLIMREFRSGSSRVLITTDLLARGIDVQQVSLVINYDLPTNRENYIHRIGRGGRFGRKGVAINMITEDDKRTLRDIETFYNTTVEEMPMNVADLI